From Thermovenabulum gondwanense:
ACCTGGTCTCATTAGTCTAACGTTTTCCAGACCCTTAATAGACCGCAACATCATAACCTGGACATCCTCGGGTAAACTTGTAGAAACTCCCTGAACATACATTTCATTGGTATTGAGTCCTTCGGGTTCGATGAATACTTGATGGGATTCTTTATCTGAAAATCTCACCACTTTATCCTCTATACTCGGACAGTATCTTGGTCCTACACCTTTTATATCTCCTCTATACAGGGGAGCTCTGTGAAGATTTTCGAGGATTATCTCGTGGGTCTTTTTTGTAGTATATGTCAGCCAGCAGGATACCTGAGGTCTATTTAACACCTCCGTTTCGTAAGAAAAAGGAATCATGATTTCGTCTCCCGGCTGCTCAATCATTTTTGAAAAATCTACCGATTTTTTATGAACTCTTGGAGGAGTACCCGTTTTGAACCTGCCCAGTTCAAAACCCAGGTCCAGTAAACAACCGGAAAGTTCGTTTGCTGGAAATAGTCCGTTGGGACCACCGCTGTAATTAACATCTCCTATTATTATTCTGCTTCTCAAATACACTCCGGTAGTGAGAATAACGGCATTGGCGTAATAAACTCCTCCCGTCCGCGTAACTACTCCCTTTACCTTTTTATTTTGCGTAATAATTTTTACCACTTCACCCTGGACTATATCTAAGTTTTCCTGACTTTCTAAGGTATATTTCATTGAAAACTGATAGGCCTTTTTATCCGCCTGAGCCCTTAATGCCCTTACAGCAGGACCCTTTTTTGTATTCAGCATTCTTACCTGTATTAATGTTTTATCGGTATTCCTGGCCATTTCGCCACCCAGTGCATCTATCTCTCTCACCAGGTGACCTTTTGCAGGACCGCCTATGGAAGGATTGCACGGCATCATAGCAATACTATCCAAATTTATTGCAAATACTACCGTTTTTAATCCCAGCCTTGCACAGGCAAGGGCAGCCTCACAACCGGCATGTCCCGCACCCACAACCGCCACATCATAATATCCAGCAGTATATTCCATATCAATTCACCTTCATTTCCCTATGCAAAAATTTTCAAATATAGCATCGAGAATATCCTCTTTAACGCTGTCACCGGTAATCTCACCCAAATATTCCCATGCTTCTCTTATATAAATAGCACTTATTTCCATTGGTAGATTGTTTTCTACAGTAATTTTGGCTTCCTTTAAACTTTCTATTGCTTTGTTTATAGCTTCTATATGTCTCTGAGCTGTAATTATTATACCTTCTTCCAAGGAACCCACTTCATTAACGATTAGTTCGTAAATTTCCTCCCTCAATAATTCTATACCCTCATCTCTCAGTGCGGAAATCTTTACAACTCTTTTCCCCGGTAGATGTTCTTTCACCTTTTTCTCATCTATTTTTTGTCCCAGATCTATTTTGTTAAAGATGATTAGAAGCCTTTTTTCTTTTATATTTTCCATTATTTTGTAATCCTCTTCCTCCAATTCACCGGAAGCATCCACCACAAAAAGCACCAGTTCAGCTCCTTCTACCTTTTCCATTGCCCTCTCCACACCTATTTTTTCTACCGGGTCCTTTGTGTCTCTTATACCCGCTGTATCAATTATTTTAATGGGTATCCCCTTAACATTTATATATTCTTCAATTACATCCCTTGTAGTTCCGGGTATTTCGGTGACAATCGCCCTTTTTTCCATAAGCAGGGAGTTTAGGAGTGAAGATTTTCCTACATTAGGTTTACCAACTATAACCGTTGAGATTCCTTCTCTTAATATCTTCCCGGCACCGGCCTTTTCTTTTAAATAATTCAATCTTTCAATATTGTAAGATATATTTTTAAGAATAATATCCGGTGAAGCTTCAGGTATCTCCTCTTCAGGAAAATCTATATTTGCTTCTACCAATGCAATAACGCTTAACAGGCTGTCCATTATTTCCTTTATTTTCTCCGATATTTTACCCTTTAACTGATCCACCGCCACTTTAAGGGCTTTATCTGTTTTTGCCCTTATTATATCTATTACTGCTTCCGCCTGGGAAAGGTCTATCCTTCCGTTAATAAAGGCTCTTTTTGTGAATTCACCGGGTTGCGCAAGCCTTGCCCCGTTTCTTAGTACCAAATTTAATATTTTTCTCACTGCGGTGAAACCGCCATGAGAGTGAATTTCCACCATATCCTCCGCGGTATAGGAATTGGGGGCTTTAAATTTTACCATCAATACTTCGTCCACCACATATTTTTCCAGATCATCGTATATATTCCCGAGGTACATTGTCCTGGGCTTCATCTCTTCAAAGCTTATCTTGCTTTTTGGGTAAAATAATTTTTTTGCTATATTAAAACTTTCTTCACCGCTAATCCTTATTATGCCTATTCCGCCTTCACCCATCGGCGTCGAAATAGCAGCAATGGTATCCTCTTTCATTTTCAAAAACCCCTTTATTTGTAATATGACCTCATGGTTTATACCATGAGGTCATTTCAAAGATATTATAACCCTTCTATAAGGTTCTTCTCCCTCGCTATGAGTCTTTACGCGTGGATCGTTTTGAAGTGTTTTATGAATTATTTTTCTTTCGTAAGGAGGCATGGGTTCCAATTTAATGCTTCTTTTTGTTTCTCTTACCCTCTTTGCCATTTTAATTGCAAGTTCCACCAGTGCTCTTTCTCTCTTCTCCCTATAATTTTCTACATCTATTATTATTTTTATGTATTCATGCCATCCTTTATTAGCAACTAAATTTACCAGGTACTGAAGAGAATTTAAGGTTTCTCCGTGTTTCCCTATTAATACTCCCAATCCTCTTCCTTTTAAATTTATTTTGAAAAAATCTTCTATTTTTTCCGTCTCCATCTCGGCATACAGGTCTAACCTTATCAATAGTCCCTTTAAAAATTTTACGGCTTTTTCTTCCGGCCTTTCCTTTAATCTGACCCGAACCCTTGCCTGTTTTGATAAAATTCCAAAAAGGCCCCTGCTTCCCTCTTCCAAAACCGTTATTTCCACTTCTTCCCTTTTTGCATCCAATTCCTTCAGGGCACTCTCCACTGCCTCCTCCACCGATTTACCCTGCTTTTCAATTTCTTTCATTACTTTGCCCCCTCTCCTTTAGAGGCTGTCGGTCTAACAATAATTAGCTGCTGGACAATTTGAATTATATTACTTACCACCCAGTAAAGCGCCAGTCCCGACGGAAATTTTAACGCCATCCACCCAATAAAGGCGGACATTACAATATTCATTGTACTTTGCTGCTGGTCTGCTTTTCCCGGCGTAGTCATCTTCGAAGATAAATAGGTAGTCAAAGCGGCGAGTACCGGTAGGATATAGGTTTTATCGGGAGCTCCCAGATTGGTGATCCATAAAAACCCCGTATTTCCGAAATTATAATGCTGTAATAGACTGAACAGTGCTATAATAAACGGGAATTGAATTAACAGGGGAAGACATCCTCCCATTGGGTTATAACCGTGTTTTTTATAAAGGTCCATTAATTCCTTGTTCAATTTCTGGGGGTCATTTTTGTACTTTTCCTGAAGTTTTTTCTGTTCGGGGGCAATTTCCTGCATTTTCTTTAAGGAGTTAAATTGTTGAAAACTAAATGGTAAAAGAATAATCTTAATAATCACCGTAAGAATAATAATAGACAGACCGTAACTTTTCGTATAAATATAAATGAAATCCATTAAACTTTTCATTAAATTTTCCAAAAAGGCCACACAGAGCTCCTCCTTAATTTTTTTTTATTCCACGGGGTCATAACCGCCGGGATTAAACGGGTGGCATCTTAAAATCCTTTTTACCGCCATTACAATTCCTTTTATAACCCCGTATTTATCGATGGAAATCTTGGCATATTCGGAACAGGTGGGATAAAAGCGGCAGGTTCTTGGTTTTAAAGGAGAAATATACTCCTGATAAATTTTGATGAGAAATATTAAAATTTTTTTGCCGGCATCATTCAATCTTTTCATTTTGTTCCACCCATAGTTCCATTTTTTTTAAATTATCAACTACCTGGCTTTCAATTTCCCAGTAATTGTACTTCGTTATTTCACTTTTTGCAGAAATAACTATATCGTAACCGGGTTTTATTTTATTGTAATTTCTCCTTAAGATCTCTCTTAAACGCCTTTTAACCCTGTTTCTCACTACGCTTTTTCCGATTTTTTTACTTACCGAAATTCCAAACCTCGAATATCCAATCCTGTTTTTTTTTGCGTACATGCTAAAAAGAGGGCATACCCTTCGCCTTCCCTTTTTATAAACCAAATTAAATTCAAAATTTTTTGTTAATCTAAGGCGCTTTTCCAAATCCTTTTGCCCTCCGAAAAATCCAGTTTTAGGCCGCATTTATTTTCTTGCGGCCTATGCTGTTAATCTTTTTCTTCCTTTTAACCTTCTTCTTTTAATTACATCTCTTCCGCTCTTCGTCCTCATTCTCTTCCTAAACCCGTGAACCTTTTTTCTGTACCTGTTATTAGGGTTATAAGTAGGTTTCAAAACTTCACCCCCTCGGGATTAAAAAACTATATAGATTATAGCCTAAATATTTTACAATTGTCAAGAAAATAGATTTTTATTGAATAAAAGAGTATATTTTGCTATCATTTTATTAGCCTTCTATGGCTTTATTTTCTTTTTTTATTATCCGAGGAGGTTTCACTTTTATGACCGGAAATCTTTCTGATATTTGGCAACATGTCCTGAAAATTCTCGGGAGTGAATTGAACAACGATGTAACCTACAACACTTTCCTTAAACCCACAAAGCTCGTCTCTTTAAGCGAAGGTATTGCAATAGTAGAGGTCCCCAACGATTTTATAAAAGGTGTTCTGGAAAAACGATACCTAAATTTATTAAAAGATATTCTTACATCCATTCTTAATTCCGATATTTCCCTAACTTTTTCGGTAAGTGAATCTTCTTTAACAGAAAATAATGCGGGGACTCAAATCGAAAAAGAAATCGTTAAAACCTCTGATGACGGTCAATCCAACCTGAATCCCAAATATACCTTTGACACCTTTGTGGTAGGAAATAGCAACCGTTTTGCCCATGCGGCATCCTTAGCCGTAGCTCAATCCCCGGCAAAGGCTTATAATCCCTTTTTTATATACGGCGGGGTGGGGCTCGGAAAAACCCATCTTATGCACGCTATAGGCCATTACATTTTAGAGCATAACCCGTACTGCAAAGTAGTATACGTTTCTTCTGAAAAATTTACAAACGAACTTATTAACTCCATTAGAGACGATAAAAATGTTGAGTTTAGAAATAAATACAGGAATATTGATGTTTTACTAATCGACGACATCCAATTTATTGCGGGCAAAGAAAGGACTCAGGAGGAGTTCTTCCACACCTTTAACGCCCTTTACGAAGCCAATAAGCAAATAATAATTTCCAGCGACAGACCTCCGAAAGAAATACCGACCTTAGAGGAACGCTTAAGGTCCCGTTTTGAATGGGGACTAATCACCGATATTCAACCCCCGGATTTTGAGACGAGGATAGCTATTTTAAGAAAAAAGGCGATAATGGAAAATCTTACCGTACCCGATGAAGTAATCAACTTTATTGCGGAGAAAATCGAAACAAATATCCGAGAGCTGGAGGGAGCCCTTATAAGGATAGTAGCCTACTCTTCCCTGACAAATAAACCCATTGACCTATCCTTAGCCGAGCTGGTATTAAAGGATCTTCTTCCCAATACAAAACAAAAGAACGTTACCATAACGGATATTCTCCATGCAGTAGGTACTCATTTTTCCATAAGAATTGAAGATTTTAAATCCAAAAAGAGAACCAAAGAGCTGGCATACGCAAGGCAGATTGCCATGTACTTAGCCAGAGAATTAACCGATTATTCTCTCCCTAAGATAGGAGAAGAGTTCGGAGGAAGGGACCATACTACGGTTATTCATGCCTGTGATAAAATTTCAAAAGACATGGCAAAAGACAAAGAACTCGCTTCCATATTGGATACTTTGAAAAGAAAAATTATCAACGGTTAATTGTGGAAAATACCTTTACAATTTATGAATACTTTGTGGATTTTTGTGGATAATTTTACAGGTAAGTCTCTTTATGTTAATTATTAATAATAAGTTATACTCCATATCCACAAGTTATTAAATCTTAAAAAACCTTATTTAAAAGTTATTCACAATATTTATCCACATATCCACAGCACTTACTACTACTCCTACTATAGATAAATCCCTCTATGAAAAATAAATAAATTAGTATAAGTGAGGGAGTGGATAAAATGATTTTTTCCATAGAAAAAGATAAAATCACATACATTTTGAGTACCGTAGAGAAATTTGTCCCAAATAAAACCACTATCCCCATACTTTCAGGCATAAAATTTACTGCAAAAAATAACAACCTGATCCTTACGGCCACGGATTTGGACATGGGTATAGAGACATCGCTTAGTGCAGAAATTATTGAAGAGGGTAGTGCTGTTTTACCCTCTAAGGTGTTTTTAGAGATAATGAGAAAACTTCCAAAGGGAAACATATTTTTTAACAAAAAAGAAGATAAAATAACGGTGGAAGCGGGAGAGATAAAATTATCATTACCCTGCTTTGAACCCTACGATTTTCCGGAAATAATTCCTGAAAAATCCTTTCCTCTTTTGCGAATTTCCAATGATATATTTAAAAAAATGGTTAAACAGACAATTTTTGCAGCGGCTGAAGAATCTCTCTCAAGACCTGTTCTCACCGGAGAGCTCCTGGAAGTTAAAGATGGAAGGTTTAATATAGTGGCTTTGGATGGTTTTCGCATTGCCTGGAGATGGGAAGATGCAGACGCGAAAGACTTCAGTATAATAGTTCCCGGGAGAACTTTATCCGAATTTTCCAAAATAGATTTTGAGGATGAGGATAAAGAATTTGAATTACATTATTCCGACAACCGTGTTATTTTTAAATCAAAGGCGATAACCATAACTTCAAGGGTTTTAGAGGGGAAATTTATTGATTACAGGGAAA
This genomic window contains:
- the mnmG gene encoding tRNA uridine-5-carboxymethylaminomethyl(34) synthesis enzyme MnmG, encoding MEYTAGYYDVAVVGAGHAGCEAALACARLGLKTVVFAINLDSIAMMPCNPSIGGPAKGHLVREIDALGGEMARNTDKTLIQVRMLNTKKGPAVRALRAQADKKAYQFSMKYTLESQENLDIVQGEVVKIITQNKKVKGVVTRTGGVYYANAVILTTGVYLRSRIIIGDVNYSGGPNGLFPANELSGCLLDLGFELGRFKTGTPPRVHKKSVDFSKMIEQPGDEIMIPFSYETEVLNRPQVSCWLTYTTKKTHEIILENLHRAPLYRGDIKGVGPRYCPSIEDKVVRFSDKESHQVFIEPEGLNTNEMYVQGVSTSLPEDVQVMMLRSIKGLENVRLMRPGYAIEYDYVVPTQLHLTLETKEIEGLYMAGQINGTSGYEEAAAQGLIAGINAALKLKDREPLVLKRSDAYIGVLIDDLVTKGTNEPYRMLTSRAEYRLILRNDNADMRLTEIGYKIGLISEERYEKFLKKKKMIEEEIERLRSIKITPTQEVNEELEELGTSPINTPVTLEDLLKRPELDYEKIKVFDKGRPDLPKEIIEQVQVEIAYEGYISRQLKQVEAFKKLENKKIPPDIDYDKIYGLRTEAKQKLKKIRPESIGQASRISGVNPADISILLIYLESEKRKKGKESEE
- the mnmE gene encoding tRNA uridine-5-carboxymethylaminomethyl(34) synthesis GTPase MnmE; the protein is MKEDTIAAISTPMGEGGIGIIRISGEESFNIAKKLFYPKSKISFEEMKPRTMYLGNIYDDLEKYVVDEVLMVKFKAPNSYTAEDMVEIHSHGGFTAVRKILNLVLRNGARLAQPGEFTKRAFINGRIDLSQAEAVIDIIRAKTDKALKVAVDQLKGKISEKIKEIMDSLLSVIALVEANIDFPEEEIPEASPDIILKNISYNIERLNYLKEKAGAGKILREGISTVIVGKPNVGKSSLLNSLLMEKRAIVTEIPGTTRDVIEEYINVKGIPIKIIDTAGIRDTKDPVEKIGVERAMEKVEGAELVLFVVDASGELEEEDYKIMENIKEKRLLIIFNKIDLGQKIDEKKVKEHLPGKRVVKISALRDEGIELLREEIYELIVNEVGSLEEGIIITAQRHIEAINKAIESLKEAKITVENNLPMEISAIYIREAWEYLGEITGDSVKEDILDAIFENFCIGK
- the jag gene encoding RNA-binding cell elongation regulator Jag/EloR, with product MKEIEKQGKSVEEAVESALKELDAKREEVEITVLEEGSRGLFGILSKQARVRVRLKERPEEKAVKFLKGLLIRLDLYAEMETEKIEDFFKINLKGRGLGVLIGKHGETLNSLQYLVNLVANKGWHEYIKIIIDVENYREKRERALVELAIKMAKRVRETKRSIKLEPMPPYERKIIHKTLQNDPRVKTHSEGEEPYRRVIISLK
- a CDS encoding YidC/Oxa1 family membrane protein insertase, with translation MAFLENLMKSLMDFIYIYTKSYGLSIIILTVIIKIILLPFSFQQFNSLKKMQEIAPEQKKLQEKYKNDPQKLNKELMDLYKKHGYNPMGGCLPLLIQFPFIIALFSLLQHYNFGNTGFLWITNLGAPDKTYILPVLAALTTYLSSKMTTPGKADQQQSTMNIVMSAFIGWMALKFPSGLALYWVVSNIIQIVQQLIIVRPTASKGEGAK
- the yidD gene encoding membrane protein insertion efficiency factor YidD, which translates into the protein MKRLNDAGKKILIFLIKIYQEYISPLKPRTCRFYPTCSEYAKISIDKYGVIKGIVMAVKRILRCHPFNPGGYDPVE
- the rnpA gene encoding ribonuclease P protein component; its protein translation is MEKRLRLTKNFEFNLVYKKGRRRVCPLFSMYAKKNRIGYSRFGISVSKKIGKSVVRNRVKRRLREILRRNYNKIKPGYDIVISAKSEITKYNYWEIESQVVDNLKKMELWVEQNEKIE
- the rpmH gene encoding 50S ribosomal protein L34, whose protein sequence is MKPTYNPNNRYRKKVHGFRKRMRTKSGRDVIKRRRLKGRKRLTA
- the dnaA gene encoding chromosomal replication initiator protein DnaA → MTGNLSDIWQHVLKILGSELNNDVTYNTFLKPTKLVSLSEGIAIVEVPNDFIKGVLEKRYLNLLKDILTSILNSDISLTFSVSESSLTENNAGTQIEKEIVKTSDDGQSNLNPKYTFDTFVVGNSNRFAHAASLAVAQSPAKAYNPFFIYGGVGLGKTHLMHAIGHYILEHNPYCKVVYVSSEKFTNELINSIRDDKNVEFRNKYRNIDVLLIDDIQFIAGKERTQEEFFHTFNALYEANKQIIISSDRPPKEIPTLEERLRSRFEWGLITDIQPPDFETRIAILRKKAIMENLTVPDEVINFIAEKIETNIRELEGALIRIVAYSSLTNKPIDLSLAELVLKDLLPNTKQKNVTITDILHAVGTHFSIRIEDFKSKKRTKELAYARQIAMYLARELTDYSLPKIGEEFGGRDHTTVIHACDKISKDMAKDKELASILDTLKRKIING
- the dnaN gene encoding DNA polymerase III subunit beta is translated as MIFSIEKDKITYILSTVEKFVPNKTTIPILSGIKFTAKNNNLILTATDLDMGIETSLSAEIIEEGSAVLPSKVFLEIMRKLPKGNIFFNKKEDKITVEAGEIKLSLPCFEPYDFPEIIPEKSFPLLRISNDIFKKMVKQTIFAAAEESLSRPVLTGELLEVKDGRFNIVALDGFRIAWRWEDADAKDFSIIVPGRTLSEFSKIDFEDEDKEFELHYSDNRVIFKSKAITITSRVLEGKFIDYREIVKVEPKVKVMSSTDELLESIERAYVFAKEGSKNNVVKLDIKKDVITVSSESEAGIFTENVKCKTSGEDLLVAFNAKFLIDALKSIEYPEISMDFGGEVNPLIIKPLNVENHINFLLPIRLRSEG